One Coffea eugenioides isolate CCC68of chromosome 2, Ceug_1.0, whole genome shotgun sequence genomic window, NNNNNNNNNNNNNNNNNNNNNNNNNNNNNNNNNNNNNNNNNNNNNNNNNNNNNNNNNNNNNNNNNNNNNNNNNNNNNNNNNNNNNNNNNNNNNNNNNNNNNNNNNNNNNNNNNNNNNNNNNNNNNNNNNNNNNNNNNNNNNNNNNNNNNNNNNNNNNNNNNNNNNNNNNNNNNNNNNNNNNNNNNNNNNNNNNNNNNNNNNNNNNNNNNNNNNNNNNNNNNNNNNNNNNNNNNNNNNNNNNNNNNNNNNNNNNNNNNNNNNNNNNNNNNNNNNNNNNNNNNNNNNNNNNNNNNNNNNNNNNNNNNNNNNNNNNNNNNNNNNNNNNNNNNNNNNNNNNNNNNNNNNNNNNNNNNNNNNNNNNNNNNNNNNNNNNNNNNNNNNNNNNNNNNNNNNNNNNNNNNNNNNNNNNNNNNNNNNNNNNNNNNNNNNNNNNNNNNNNNNNNNNNNNNNNNNNNNNNNNNNNNNNNNNNNNNNNNNNNNNNNNNNNNNNNNNNNNNNNNNNNNNNNNNNNNNNNNNNNNNNNNNNNNNNNNNNNNNNNNNNNNNNNNNNNNNNNNNNNNNNNNNNNNNNNNNNNNNNNNNNNNNNNNNNNNNNNNNNNNNNNNNNNNNNNNNNNNNNNNNNNNNNNNNNNNNNNNNNNNNNNNNNNNNNNNNNNNNNNNNNNNNNNNNNNNNNNNNNNNNNNNNNNNNNNNNNNNNNNNNNNNNNNNNNNNNNNNNNNNNNNNNNNNNNNNNNNNNNNNNNNNNNNNNNNNNNNNNNNNNNNNNNNNNNNNNNNNNNNNNNNNNNNNNNNNNNNNNNNNNNNNNNNNNNNNNNNNNNNNNNNNNNNNNNNNNNNNNNNNNNNNNNNNNNNNNNNNNNNNNNNNNNNNNNNNNNNNNNNNNNNNNNNNNNNNNNNNNNNNNNNNNNNNNNNNNNNNNNNNNNNNNNNNNNNNNNNNNNNNNNNNNNNNNNNNNNNNNNNNNNNNNNNNNNNNNNNNNNNNNNNNNNNNNNNNNNNNNNNNNNNNNNNNNNNNNNNNNNNNNNNNNNNNNNNNNNNNNNNNNNNNNNNNNNNNNNNNNNNNNNNNNNNNNNNNNNNNNNNNNNNNNNNNNNNNNNNNNNNNNNNNNNNNNNNNNNNNNNNNNNNNNNNNNNNNNNNNNNNNNNNNNNNNNNNNNNNNNNNNNNNNNNNNNNNNNNNNNNNNNNNNNNNNNNNNNNNNNNNNNNNNNNNNNNNNNNNNNNNNNNNNNNNNNNNNNNNNNNNNNNNNNNNNNNNNNNNNNNNNNNNNNNNNNNNNNNNNNNNNNNNNNNNNNNNNNNNNNNNNNNNNNNNNNNNNNNNNNNNNNNNNNNNNNNNNNNNNNNNNNNNNNNNNNNNNNNNNNNNNNNNNNNNNNNNNNNNNNNNNNNNNNNNNNNNNNNNNNNNNNNNNNNNNNNNNNNNNNNNNNNNNNNNNNNNNNNNNNNNNNNNNNNNNNNNNNNNNNNNNNNNNNNNNNNNNNNNNNNNNNNNNNNNNNNNNNNNNNNNNNNNNNNNNNNNNNNNNNNNNNNNNNNNNNNNNNNNNNNNNNNNNNNNNNNNNNNNNNNNNNNNNNNNNNNNNNNNNNNNNNNNNNNNNNNNNNNNNNNNNNNNNNNNNNNNNNNNNNNNNNNNNNNNNNNNNNNNNNNNNNNNNNNNNNNNNNNNNNNNNNNNNNNNNNNNNNNNNNNNNNNNNNNNNNNNNNNNNNNNNNNNNNNNNNNNNNNNNNNNNNNNNNNNNNNNNNNNNNAATTCAATTTAAGAGCCAAATTTATCGTTTAAGCATAGTGCAGAAATATTTCCTACGAGTGCAATTCAAAAAAACATGAAGAACGGCTATTCAGACACCTTAACCATGTTGAGCCCAATTCAAAAAGTTGAATTCAAACGACAGCCCAATCTCTAGTCTTGccaatgcttttttttttttttttaaacgacAACTATCTAATCTACTCCTATTCTATGGAAGAGAGGGAGCTTAAAGAGACTTGTAGAAGAATTGGAGGGTGAATCATCTGACTAGACAAGTGCACTGCTGCACCATCTGAATTTTTTTAAGAACAAAAAACCATATGTTTCATGTGCGATGTGATGTACTAGATCCTGACCTAGTGGACGGAGAGTTTCAAACTGGCCATTGAACCAAGGTCCAATCGTTTCTGGTCTGACCAATGCAAGCGAAAAAACTCCCGACTCCTGTATCTTGAGCATTTGTTCTCAATTGGTCACCATGTCTAGGAGATGCATGCTGAGCTTGAAATCAGAGCATGTCAAAGTTGCAATCGAGTACTAAGACAGCTACACCTtcgatcttcccaaggctttcCAAGTATCAGAGATTGACATGCTGCCATGAAAGAAGACCTGAGTGCCACTGAGCATGTCAACGTTGCATGTGTGTGGTTTTATTACAAGTCATGAACAGGCAATCTCGTACTCCTACTATTCTACTTTAGATCCTCGGCCCCCAATTCAGAGCCTCAGCTCGTCCTCGTGCTGGAAATGTTATCATGCGTATTAGTTGCAGCAAGCAACAAGTCAGGGTGAACTATTTTATGGAATGTCATAGTTTAATCTTACCTCAtccaaaatattaaattatctTAGCAGAATGCCAATTATATGCCTCGCTAAAAATGacgaaaaaaatattaaattatattATTCAAGCTTTATTTAATTTGATGGATGCTGATTGATCTCAAACTTGAGCATAAGTCTGGATTCAATCTCATATAAGTAAATGGAATGACAAGCACTTTTTAGCCAAATCAAGCTCAAGGATCAGCCGTTGACAGACAATACAAATCATTCCACAATATAATTAGTACGGTTTGGTCCTTTTTTCCTACTTAGTCTTGCTATGATATACCGATTGGCCAAATTCAGGAATGGTTGTACTTTTGAGACACAATATTGATCCAATAAGTCAAAACAGAATGCAGGCATTACCTATTTATCTGGATTGCACTTGCAGGGCACAAAGTATATTTTTGCATTGTATATTCTGCCAAAAACAGATTAGGAAAAAAGTTGATTCACGTATTTCGGTTTATGGCACGATGACGCCCATTAATGCTCGTTAACGAACTATACAAAAACTACAACAGCGTAAAATGGAATATCTGCTACTTCTGTTACATGTACATAGCAGATCTGATGCATCGCTTCCTGCTGGACATCACTACTACATTCCCGAGCTTTGTGTTTGATTCAAGAGTTGAGGACACCTGATTGCAGATTGGGTTTTTTGAGTTTATTAGGCGGTTATGTAGAAAGTTTGGTTTGTTATTAAATACGCAGTGCGGCCCTGACCTTGATAATCAGCTTATTGGCGCGTTTGTTTCAGTATTGACATTTGATACATAAAATTTGTGGGTTTGATTCTTTTGCTCCTTAAGTTAGACGCCTTGATGCTTGGATTGGTAGCAGTTTACAGAGCTTTTCGCCAAGAACTAGATAAAATTATCATAATCTTGAACCCAGTATTATAAAAACTGAAAAAGTTTCATATAAAAGTAAGTGGTCAAACAGTTGGTGATGAAATTAGTCACACAAGAGCTTCCCattaactaaaactaaactaagcTACTGGACTGAAAAAGCAAACTGGGACTCGAGTCCTACTACTGTAGGAGCTTGAAGAAGAAGATAAAGTTGATAGAATTGTTCAATGATGGCAACGCAATTTCCAGAAAAGATCAGCTTGCAACCAATCCACTATCATGCGGTAAGCCTCCTGTGTTAAATGAATTCCATCCCAGCTGACGTATCTATCGGGATCACGGCAAGCCTTAACACCTGGAAATCCACACATTCGCGTCTCATTGAAGTTGTACAGCCCTCCAACTCCACAACAAGCTTTTTGTAGCTCAAAACCTAATAAGACAAACAAATTAGATGACCAGATGTGGATGCTTCAGATACCCCTTCCTCCTACCGGAAATAATTGATTTCTTTTAAGAATTCAAACTGGTAAATACTAACTAACATACCTTCAGTTTCACCTAGATTGAGAAGCTGTTCATATGCAGCGTAGTAGTCTCCATAGACGATTGTTACATACGGGTACTTCTCTTGCAGCTCGGCAATCGCCTTCTTCAGGTGATCATTGTGGAAAGTTGCAAAACTGTTCAATAGCCATATGCAATGATTCTCATCGAACTCGTCTGCTTCGCTTTCCAGCCCAAACTTTGTAAGATAAATTGGCAGACATCCCATTGGAAAGTTCCCAGGAACCACTATTGTCCTTGCTCCAAAACTAATCACTTTCTGAAATACAGCATTGAAAGAAAAGGACAAGCAATTAGAAGCAAGAGAATTAAAAGCAGCAAGAGTGCTAATAAGAAGAGGAGGGGCCTGCAAAAGCTAACCTCAACAGCATGCTTAATTTTAGCGACAACTAGAGGTACCAACTCTAGAATTCTAAGCGTATCTCTAGCCTCATCCAAGTACTGAAGGTATGCATAATTATAATCGTTGCCTCCGATTTCACCGACCATAAATAGAGCGTTTTGAAGCTTCCTTTCACAATCtgttaaacaaaaagaaaagggacAAAATTCAGTGtcatgccaaaaaaaaaaaaagttaatagAAGTTGAGAAAAGTTGAATGGCTGTCACGATCGAATGCATGACAcatataaaatttgaatctaCCGTTGTGGCAAAATTTGTGAAAGTGATCTTTCATCCACTGAAGCTGTACGTCAAGGGAACTGTTGGTCACTGGATTTCTAACATGATGACGAACGAGAACAGCTGATGATAGTGCTGTAGCACCGGCTACCGCAAAATTTGCTCCATGCTCAAAATTTGCCTTTGTATCCTTGATCGGATTCAGGAGAGGTAGACCGAGCGCCTGGGCTGTGTTAAAACAACGATCCAAATATTCAGTTAGCGGATATGATTATGATAGCCTacataaacaaaaataactaaataaacaTGGAAGGCAAACATCGATGATGAATCACCACTAGGAACATCAGCTGAAGATTGCAGATAAACATGATGCTGCAGGGTTAACCAGTATAACTAAATGGATAATTAGGGCAAGAATTGCGCATGGTTTTCAGTTAAGGCAGCCAAGAACTGTAATAATAATACTCTGGATAATTTACAATCTAAATTTCCTTGTAACACACCAGACGGTGATAGTTCGAATTTTTTCCATCATGCATGCAACTCATTGGCATCTACGTCCTCCACGCAAATTATTtataacaaaaacaaaagaagaagaaagaaagaaagaaattctttGCCAGATTTTGTCGCGGAAAAGACAATCAGATATGGAGTGAGTTGATAAAAAGCAAAGCTCTATATCAAGTGTTCAAAAGAAGAATAAACCATAcgaagaaaaaattaaaatagccTGAATTGTGACACAcacacaaataaaaaaatagctATTGCAAGTTGGTTGGCAATACTATGAAGAATTAACAGCGGGAGAGGGAGATCAAAagaatcttatatatatatatttaccaaAGTAGTCAATCATGAGAAGTCCATCAGAGCAACGGCCGGTGGCTTTGTGGTGGGAGAAGGTCTGACCGTAGGGGTTTCTGGCGAAAGGTAAAGCGGCTCCAAGTGGAGATTCCCTGATCAAATTCCCAGTGTCTGATATGGAGTCCCCAAGCTGGTACACTTGATCAAAACGGCAGGCACTCAGGAGAGGACTAGCATCAGCGGATGGTGAAGGAGAAAGAAGCAGCAAAGCAGATGCAATAACAAAGAAAACAGCACCAATGCTCGTGCCCTTGACACCCATTATTGCTCAGACAACAACCAAAAGTTTAACTATGTAATATTACTGCGTGGTACCATCAAGGTTGCTTGCTATGTGATTATATAGGGTTGAGAAAGTGTTATAAACCTGTTGGAACTTGGATCAACAATTCGAATCCTAACTGGATTTGTTCTGCAGATGTCAAGCCAAAACAAATACAACCAAAGTAGCACTATACAAAAATACAATAAGCAGTTTCCTAGACGGAATTGACTTGTTTTTAGATTAAGGTCTCTGATCCTGCTTTTGTTGATCAACTTACAGATCTAGCACCAATTATACTAGGATTCAAGTATAAGGTGCAATTCCACTAGGGACGGAAGTGCATAGAAGTTGTAATGAGACAAACACCTTTTCTTTGCAAACTACACTACATTTTATTCCGGACCACCTGTAATTCAAGTTTGACTAACTCAAAAAGGCATTGCCTGGAGCTCAATTCCAGTATTTTGGACAATGGTAccacccaaaaattaaaattttcaaacttttggaattataTCATCATGGAATTACTAACTTATTAACTATTGAATTCCAAATTATTTgctcaaaaatcaaaatcaaaatagcagaaaagaaattcaaatttcTTAATTCAATTTAAGAGCCAAATTTATCGTTTAAGCATAGTGCAGAAATATTTCTTACGAGTGCAATTCAAAAAAACATGAAGAACGGCTATTCAGACACCTTAACCATGTTGAGCCCAAttcaaaaatttgaattcaaatgacAGCCCAATCTCTAGTCTTGCGAAtgcttcttttttaatttttttttaaacaataacTATCTAATCTACTCCTATTATACGGAAGAGAGGTAGTTTAAAAAGACTTGTATAAGAATTGGAGGGTGAATCACCTGACTAGACAAGTGCACTGCTGCACCACCTGAATTTTTTTAAGAACAAAAGCGATATGCTTCTTGTGCGATGTGATGTACTATATCCTGACCTAGTGCACGGGAGAGTTTCAAACTGGCCATTGAACCAAGGTCCAATCGTTTCTAGCCTGACCAATGCAAGCCAAAAAACTCCCGACTCCTGTATCTTGAGCATTTGTTCTCATTTGGTCACAATGTCTAGGAGATGCATGCTGAGCTTGTCAAAATTGCAATCGAGTACTAAGACAGCTGCACCTTCGATTGACATGCTGCCATGAAAGAAGACCTGAGTGCCACTGAGCATGTCAAAGTTGCATGTGTATGGTTTTATTACAGGCCACGAACAGGCAATCTTGTAATCCCATTCTACTTTAGATCCTCGGCCCCCAATTGAGAGCCTCAACTTGTCCTCGTGCTGGAAATGTTATCGTGTATATTATAGTTGCAGCAAGTGACAAGTCAGGGTGAAATATTTGGTGGAATGTCATAGTTTAATCTTACCTCCTCCAAGATATTAAATTATGTTAGCAGAATGCAAATTACATGCCTCgttaaaaatgacaaaaaaaaatattaaattatattATTCaagctttattttatttgatggaTGCTGATTGATCTCAAACTTGAGCATAAGTCTGGATTCAATCTCATATAAGTAAATGGAATGACAAGCACTTTTTTGCCAAATCAAGCTCAAGGATCAGCGTTGACGGACAACACAAATAATTAGTACGGTTTGGTCCTTTTTTCCTACTTAGTTGTGCTATGGTATACCGATTGGCCAAATTCAGGAATGGTTGTACTTTTGAGACACAATATTGATCCAATAAGTCAAAACAGAATGCAGGCATTACCTATTTATCTGGATTGCACTTGCAGGGCACAAAGTATATTTTTGCACTGTATATTCTGCCAAAAACAGATTAGGAAAAAAGTTGATTCACGTATTTCGGTTTATGGCACGATGACGCTGATGAAACTGCAATTTCTTGCAGATATGCCATAACATGCGATGAAACGCCTCTACTCTCTAGAAAAGCAAACATAATGATAGGAGAGATGAAAAAGCCCATTAATGCTCGTTAACGAACTATACAAAAACTACAACAGCATAAAATGGAGTATCTGCTACTTCTGTTACATGTACATAGAAGATGGGATGCATCGCCTCCTCCACCTTCCTGCTGGAGATAGATGGTATGACTAGCAACGTTCCTTTCCCAATCTTGGATGTAATCTGAACATCTTGCCTTCAATTAACGGCTGCAGCAAAGACAACATCATTGCTATCCAGACCCCATTAGATTCAATATAAATCATATGACTTTATCCAAGTTGTTGTTATAGCATGTTCCTTACCTTGAGGAGAAAAAACCCAAAGTATGAAGATCATAAACAGAAAAAAGTCTCCACCATTTGGCTCCCATTTGTCATTGCTAACAAAGAATGATCAAGTCTTGACTCATTTTACATGAATGGGAGCATGTAAGAGGTTAGAAAGTGCTTCGATCAAAGATTCTGGATCAAATATTACACCAACTTTTGGGTCAGGTATTGAATCAACAGTTACCTACAGAGTTCAATAAGAACACATACACCATCAGAAATCCGTACAAGAAAAGAGAATACAAAAACCTGCTAGCAGATGTCTGCTCAGCTTGTTGTGTTGCCGAGGCATAATTGCCAAGTGCAAGTGATGAGACAGATTCAACGCTCACAAACTTCAAATTCAAGATTATCCTTATGATGTGTCTATAGACAGCAAAATTTATCTTACTTCAGCTAGAAAGAAAGCATAATGCCATATACATACCACGTGGAATATCCCTTGGGCAGTCAAGACTTCAACATCAACAGGAATTTGACCATCCTTGGGAACCAAAATTGTGTTTATGTATTGGTTTGGCTGTGAGAAAAAATGAATCATTATGAGCAACAGGACTTCATCCCCGTTTGAAGGATCATGTCATGATTTTAAGCATTGATATATGAGCCAAATTTTTGCGGAAAAAAGGAATAAGAGAAATATTTATTAAGGAGCTTATGTCATCGTACAGTAAATTAACAAAAGCTGAGAAAAGTGCAagcatggttttttttttctctttttttcaagaaagcaatAAATAAAAGACAACGGCATGGCCCCAAATTTCTAACTTTTGTTGGTGAAATGGGCTTACTCTTCCAATTCATCTCCAAAATTGTAGCCCCACTTGAATGACAGCCAAACTAGATAGAATCTACTATCAAGGAATTCTTTGGAATGAAACTAAATGAAAGTTCATTCCCAGCAAATGGAGGGGCCAAATATGTTGCATATCCTTTGAAGACACTACATAAGGATTGTCTCAATAAATCCTATCCTCCTACATAAGAATTGACTGAAAGACTGCAATATGAACTATAAAAACAAGTTTCATGAGAAAGATAAgagaaaataatatttaaacTATTCAAAAACTTGCAGCATAGCTATACTTCcaacgcaaaaaaaaaaaaaaaaatctgagaGCAAGgcattttattcctttctaTTATAAGGGCAACAGAGACCCTATGTCTCAATAAATTCCATCCTCCTAAGCATTGACCTGTCTACATCAGAATTCCTTACTATGAAGTATTAACAAAAGTGGCAGCAAATGTATATCTCAATCAGTCAAATTCAGGCGCATGACCCAAATAAAGTAGAGCAAAGCACAGTAAAAGAAATTCATATTTCAAAGAATCTCTATTTGCGAACATCACCGCAATGACTTCTAACTCTACTTACAGTATTCTTAAGACAATTTTCCGGGTCACCGTAAGTTCGATTTAGGGCATCGGTAATTGCTGTGACAAAGCAAGAAGCAGTAAAGCCACTAGTTTCCCGATCAGGAGTACCATTTAACAGAAGTACCTGGAGAGGCACAGAAtctaaaataagattaaaatgaTAAGAACATCTCAAGCTCTAATGCCATACCAAAAATTATATCCCAAAATGAAGGTACCATTCACCTTTAAAATAAATGTAACCAACCATGAAGAAGATTTAGAAAATGCATCTTTCCCCATCATAGAGAGATGAGGAACACACAAATGACTTGAGTATCAACTATATGTTAAACTATATTTCTAAAAGGAAGACCTACCTTTGGACACCACCTCGATGAGATAATTTCCCCAATTCCACGTAAGACCTAGTAAATTTAGAAAACAAAATACATGAAAACCAAATCAAGCTGAGTCCAGATAGTATAGTTTTGTTTGATGAAAATTGAGCTATCAAATTTGACATCACTAAATATAAGAGGAAAGAAACTACTAGCATATATGATTTGTACAACAAGAATGTTCTGTTTCAGACTGAacaaaaaataaccaaatatgATGAAATACAAGGCAACATAGGAATTGAAAGCAAACCACCATTGAGAGAGAGAAACATCTAGTGGATGGGCAAGTTCCAAGAGAGATATACATTTTACAGTTTATAAAGCAAGTGCATTTCCCACTGGTGTCACCTAGTTTTGTCACATGTTAGAATTTCAATATTAGCCTTTCAGAAAAGCATATAATGCTATAAACTTTCTCACAAGATATGACTAATAAATAAACCATTTCAGGGTAGTTTTGTAACTACTGGATCACATTTTCCTGCACAATTCCACAAAAAGAGGTATTTTCTATGTGAAATCATTTTTAAACTATGCACACATGTAAAGTGTTCCAAAGTCACTAGTAAATATGGAAGGTACTTGATAAAAATTTGACAACTGTCATAGTATTGATGGAAAATCAAACTAGAAAGGAGTACCCATGTTCTGGTGTTGATGCCTTAATCATACACTAGCAGATGTCACATTaatgagaaaaaaaggaaaagtgcTGTAAACACAACATTATTCCCTGACTGCCTATATTGCAGGATAGTTTTAATGCATACTTGCTTGGCTGGTTAGCCAGCCCAATTCCTCCCAAAAAAAGGCCACTTTTGCGCTAATGAACAAATACACTTGGCAGTAATGCCTTCATAGTGTAGTAACTAAACCTCCCAATACTGACACTGCAGTAATTAGTTACTGCATAAAAATTTGCATCTTTAATGATTCCAGTCTCCCAGGTTTGCCATCTATACATGCAAATGCACAAAAAGAAAGTTTTAAGAATAAGGATCATGTGAAGTTACCAAGGAGGGGCAAATAGAAGTAAAGAGGGATCCCATGGCAAATACAATGCAGTCAACACTCTGTAACTTTTCAAAGACAGTTGGATTTACACTTGGGAAAACCTGTTACACGTCCGAACAGCATAAAATCAGCAGAGAAATACAATCTAAAGCAAATGACATAATATCTAAACAATATACTccagaaaatttgaagaacCGACTCTCTACAAACATTGTAGCACAAAAAAGATAACCACATTGCAATATTAGCTTGACTTTATTTAAATCAACTCCAAAAACAAAAGATGCAAGAGGCCATATGCAATGCTTTTCTGCCACTTCTCCTTGACCTTAATTACAGTTAAATATTAGTGAAAAGGAAAAGTCAAGATACTTTTACCAATTATAGAAACTAACAACCACCATatgatttttttccctttgacTACCTTATGAACTTTTTTCAGAAGAAATTGTGTTCTTTAGAGTTGGAGGGGGGGCAAAGACAGAGAGGTGGAAGGAGATGAAGAGCCATCTGTGCACTTAAATTTACTGTTCTATTTGTTTCTTAAAGTGAAGGATCATACATCATGAAGAGCGTGTAATGGATATGAATGGAAATTTCTTAAGTTCCTCATTTCTGGCGAATAGTGGGGTAGGCCAGGAGGGATCTACACAATCTAGTATTCTACCTGGAGCTCCTAACTACTATGCAATTTTTAGATCTCAGCACCACAAGAACCAAAAGTTTGGTTTGCAGTAATCAAATATTCCTATCAATACTCCCCCTTCTTCCCTGAACAATTGACCTGATTTAAACATGCAGGTGATCCCCTTTCCCTGCCCTGTTTTGACTCTCTATCTGTTTGACTTAGACATTTTGACAACAGTATGCTAAAGACATCTTTATGTCACCACTATAAAGATGCAAACCCAAAACATCCAAAGATCATGTACGAACAGGGTCACAAAATATAACAAGTTCCAGCACAATTTCTTTTAGTTAAAATTGGATAAGATTATAGCTTCAGTGCTCTTTAACCACTTCAGGCAAGTTAAAGCATCACTTACCTCATGCAACAAATTGCAGCCTTCGCTTGACATATAGAACACTCGTTTTATTCTTGCCGGAAGAGCCGAAGCAGAAGAGCTTCCCTATCAGTATAAAATCGATAAGTAAAATCAAAATTACTTTTGGCTACCAGATGGGgcacaaaaatacaaaaaagtgCATATTCTAAATCCCTGTCACATTATAACTGATGAAATAAATTCCAGAATCATAAATCAGACTTGAAAAAGGTCAAATTATATTGTTGAACCCATAGGTTGACCCTAAACCAACAATAAGGAATAAAAAATTCCCCATACTTTtgaaatttaattattttttatggaTCTTGAGACTCTTAATTGCAGTTGAAAATGACTAGCTTAGATAACTAAACCGAGTTTTCCTCAAATACTCCCACACTTTTTCTTCGTGATAAGCAATATTAAAAAGTGCTTAACCATGTAGATGTGTTAAAAACATGAACCCCAAACATGATTATTATGTCAAGCAACAAAATTCCCATAAGATTGTGAACTAGTACAAACAGGAAAGAACAAATGCAACAACAATATCACATGTACATTAcagtgaaaaaaataaaataaaattaacacAAGTAGCGTACAATAGAAGATGCAAGTTATACAGTTCCTGCATCAGCAGATATTATGTGTACCTTATCTATGGTCTGCACAGAACACTTGCTTGGATGAGATATCTCATTTTGCCCACGAATAATAGTTCCATCCTGAATATTAGAAACACAAACAAGAAATGCAAGTCATCTAGACATTTTTGGTCATCATCTTTGTTTGGGTTGTACACTTTCTTAATTacatactccctccctttttttataactgacgtttaagaaatttgctctagtgtacttttatctgtcgttttattatccccatacagtattaattattttttcacaattttacccttttatctctcttttccaatgcagggttcttaattacta contains:
- the LOC113757198 gene encoding GDSL esterase/lipase At1g28610-like, giving the protein MGVKGTSIGAVFFVIASALLLLSPSPSADASPLLSACRFDQVYQLGDSISDTGNLIRESPLGAALPFARNPYGQTFSHHKATGRCSDGLLMIDYFAQALGLPLLNPIKDTKANFEHGANFAVAGATALSSAVLVRHHVRNPVTNSSLDVQLQWMKDHFHKFCHNDCERKLQNALFMVGEIGGNDYNYAYLQYLDEARDTLRILELVPLVVAKIKHAVEKVISFGARTIVVPGNFPMGCLPIYLTKFGLESEADEFDENHCIWLLNSFATFHNDHLKKAIAELQEKYPYVTIVYGDYYAAYEQLLNLGETEGFELQKACCGVGGLYNFNETRMCGFPGVKACRDPDRYVSWDGIHLTQEAYRMIVDWLQADLFWKLRGTAFNGVVEELKKLTTCVAHVLPVSDDGGSTAEIVRVLGGPAVGDIRSRCLRLSDQSTSEALAVRTLLGYRLPS